The nucleotide window ATCAAAATAATTCGACAACGTCATAAAACCAGATCCACCCGATTTATATCGGAAAACTATGTAATTCCAACAATCTGAGACGAGAGGAACAGAAACCGTCAATGTGCGATCGCTCGTATCAATTATTGATGCATACACAACATGATCGTACACAGAAATATTGAAAATGTTATACTCTTGTGAATCATATCCAATAATAGTACACATTCTTTTTTCCTGATTAAGAGAAATCAAATGAACAACAGCATCTTCTTCTGGACCTTGTGCTACCAAAAGCAATTTATACGGAGATTCTGACAAATCAACAGGTAAGAACCGAGCAAATAAATAATTTTTTTGTATACTTTTATAAGCATCAATGCTACTGACATCTCCTTTTTGTAGATTGATACGAACTGTTGCTAATTGTAAAAAACCATTACCGAATGGAGAAGTATGAAACATGAATGTATCCTCAAAAACACGAACAAGTGAAATATAACTATTACTTTCAAAGAACTGTATTGTGCTTAAAGAAATTGCCGATCCATCCTCAGAAATTGTGAACACAGCAAAACCACTGAATCCTGGAGCCTCAAGATGTGTATACGTAAGTACGTAGATTTCTCCTTCATGAATAATTGTTGGAAAAGCAAGAGAACCAAAGAGCGAAAAAATCTCAATAGGTCGTTCAATGATTCTTTGAGGGGCCCCTTCAAAAAAAGAATAAGTAATAACAGACGAACCGAATACAAAAGCAAAAATATTAGTAACTTGAGAAATACGAATAACATCACAACCATACTGTGGACAAGGCCCAACATTTGTAATAACATCATAATACTCTGGATCGTTTTGTATAGTTATGGTACCTCCATCGGTAATTTGGCATGATTGAACAACAAAAACAGTTTGTCCAGTATACAAACCTCCATAACATACTATATAACTCTGGTTTTCAAGTGGATACATTTTCGGGTAATATACTTTAGTAATACCAGAAACTGAAGGAACAAACAGCGTAGGCCCATCAAGTAGTGGATGTGTAATTATTCCATTGTCATTGATTTGTACAGTAACAATATACCCTTGAGAAGAGGGCGATCCTGGATTTGTTTGATAGACAATTGCATATACTGTGGTATGAACTCGAAGAATCCTCGGATTAAAACAATCATCAGCAAATTTAAAAACGTCAATGAATACACCTGGCTCGACACCAGTTCCACCAACAGGTCTACCAATCATTGAAAAAATTTTGTTGACAGCAAATGTCTTTATGTATCCTCCGTCGTTCTCCCCTCGACAGACAACCGCATAATAATAGTAATTTGTATCGTGAGAAAGAAGAATTGTATCAGGGGTGAAAAAATTTTGACAACCAACATATGCTGAATCAATTAGTGAAATAGTAACACTTGTTTCAGATATGACAGAAATTGTTAATGTTTTAATAATCCCATTATTATCATCGTTTGAATATGATGAAGAAAGTTTCTTACAAAACATCGCATATAACGGTTGAGGAGTTTCATAGTTTGTATATACAAAAACAGGCCAGCCGATTACTGATTGTTCAACGATAAAATTGTCTCTAACAAGACGAATTCCGTTTAGAGAATAATGATTCATAGTAACATTGATTATATCAAGATATGCGTAATTATTAACCCCTCGAAAGGATACCGCAAAAAAAGCAGAAGATCCAATGATTTGAGATAGCCTTACAATCCGGAATTCACTAAATTGAGAACCTTCAATATCAATAGATGGATATGTTTTTGGACCTAGACTACTATCAATAAAATCATCTCGTGGAGGACTATCAATAACACCAGTATCTGGAATTTCAACGATTACCACCCGCCCGATACTTGCATGTTCATCATCAAGACCTGCATAGTACACAATAGCAAACAAACCAGTATCAGACACCTTAATGATCTGAGGAGTTACACCATTTAAATCATCAAATAAACAAGCATTCAACGAAGAAGTAACGATAGCTCCTGTTGTCGGATTGATGTTAAAGGAACGGAGCCGACCATCATGATCAAAATCCTCGTAGACAACAACAAAGGTATCGGAATCAACCATAGCAATATCAGCAGCATAAACAATTCCTTCATTGTCAGCATCTCCTACTGGAACAGTAGTATACATATTAACATGACTTATTGATGTGATACTACTCCCAGTTTGAGAGATACTAAACGTTTTAACAATTCCCCTGTAATCTGATGTTGCATACACACAGGCAAAAAAATAATTACCTCCAGAAGTACTACAATACACAATATCTGGAACAAAACACACGCTATCTTGACCAGAAAAAACATATTCAGAAATTGGAGTGTCTGAAATATCACCAGCTGCAGAAATTTGAAATGTTTTTATTCTTCCAATATCACTTGGCCCAGTATAAATAACCCCAAAAATATCACCAGAAATATGGAACATTTTCGGATTCTGACATGAACCTAATTCAAAAATAAATACATCAAAATATGTTGTCGTACTATCTTTTGATAAAACCTGACCAGAGAAATCTGTTTTTTTTACCTTAAGGGTTACGATAGCACCTTTCTTTTCTGTTGTTGAACCGGTTCGACCAGCCAACGCAAGGGTAATATTTTCTGACTCTGTTCCAACATAAATACAATCTGTTTCATAAAAACCGATATACGAATTACCAAATGTAGAAAAAGAATTAAAAACATTGTCTGGAACATTACAAAATTTACCATCAGCATGCTCACCAGGTTTAACCCAACCTTCACACGTCATTTGTTCAACAGGGTTTATCAAACCCTGTGATAAATCAATCGATATATAATCATCATATCCATCCAGCTCAAGCGCTGAACCTCCTTTGACCGTATTGTCAGGTACGGTCTGCCATTGAGGCCGAAGAAACATAGGATTGTCAGGATATAATTCACCATGATGTTGATGTGGGCCAGAATCAAACGCAGTAAGCCCTTGTCCTTCATCAAACTTCCAATTTGCAAGAAGATTTGTTAGTGTCGAGAAACTTTGAATCGAAGAACTCAACAATTCAAGGGTTTGTTCAACTCCTTGATCATCACGATAGGTATACTTGATTTGTGCTTGGTAGTGATATCGTGTTCCCATATCAAGATCACCTACAGTCTCATCATAAAAATCCTGGATGGCATCGGTGGAATACCAAGAGGTATAGAATTTATTGTTTGGATCCGCGCTTTTCCAATATATAAACCGAATGTTACGACCACTAAATTCTTGAAATTTAAAATCATACGACATATGAAATATTGCTGATGTCTGAGCAATGCTCGTTGCAGGAAGCGTGGTAACAACCGGCCCAACAGCAGATAATCCTTCCTGGAGAATACTTTTATATATCACTGCATTCACCGAAGGATTAAAAATCGTAACTACAATTTCACTTGCAGCTATCTGATACGAGGGTAATCCAAAAGTCGTAGACAGAGAGGAGTCAAAAGAAAAAGATTCACCGATATCAAACATATTATTCTGATTTACATCGTTTGTACCTAAAAATATTTGTAACGATTGTGTTTTTGTATGTTCACCTACCGCAATTGTTACAATGCAATCTCCAGTAATTGATTCACCACCATAATGATGAATATAGATGACAGGAATGTCAACGGTTCCAAGAAGACTTGTTTTTGGAATACTTTGAGGAAAATAAACTGAAAGAACAGAAAAAACAACTACAGACAATACTATAAAAAGTGCCACGCCAATCGTAACAAGCAACATGGTTCCAACAACTTCAGAAACCCCTCTAGTATCATACCGGAAATCTTTTTGAAACAAACGACGATCCGATTGATACTTCTTCTGTAGAAGAGCTAGTTGTCGCCATTCTTTTTTCATAGTACATCACCGATACGTTTTTAATAATTATTTTTTCCAATTTTTAAATAATCGATATATCCATAGAAAGGACCCATAAAAATATCAACAGGTACAACAACCATCGTACCGTGACCTTGTTTTGTAAATATATTACTACCAACTTGAAAACGCATCTGATTATTCATATATTCTAATGATATCTCTACCCAACCAGATGGCTTATCTGCAACAAGTTCATATTTCACACCACCCATTGTACATATTTCTGCGATGAGAAACGGGCCATTTGCTTTCACTGCAAAAACAGCATTCTTTTCAATGATTACTTGATATCGTATGTCGCACGAAACACGAATTGTCGAAAGAAAACCTTTCACAGTACTAAATAGACCGCCGAAACACATAATCGCAGTATCAGACGACATTGGGATGAGTTTTACAAAACAACCAGGATCAGTATACGTATATCTATCAAGAAGGCAAGGTTGAATATACCCATTTTGATTAATTTTAATGGTACTTACCGTAGAAGTATATGATGGAAGTACAACATACGCAAGAGTATAGAGATCATTTCTCATCGAGATAATCTTCATATCTTGAGCATAAAAAGGACAGATGTATGAATCAATCGTATTTATAGAAAAAGCACCTCGTTCTTGGGAGATATATATGGTTTGAACAAAACTATATCGATCCATTTGAGCCCATGCTTGACTATAACAGATTGCAAAAATACCTGAAGTACTATTTATCGCGATAATATCTGGTTTAAATCCTAATTGATCATATTGAAATGAAGCATTGGCAACAGAATACAATCCAATCTTACCGGTATACGGATTGATATAAAAAATATTAATATTCAGTTGACGTATCGGTACTGTTGAATCACCTCCATAAATCACCGCGTAGTAGTTATCGGTTACATGAATAATGTCAACTTCAGTACAATACGGATACGGCAACTTTCTTGTATCGATTTGAGTCACACCAGAAGGCGAAATCGTTAAAGTAATAATACCACCAGTCTCAATCGGTTTTACTGGATTGTAATGACCGCCAAAACATACAGCATAGATATCTCTTTCAATATGGATCATTGTTGGTTTCCATCCGTAATACGGACCAAGAACTACTTGCTTTGTATCAATCAATGAGATACTTCCTGTCGTTGGGTTGATCAGTAATCGTAGATATGCCCATTGGGGAGTCGCAAAATCACTACTCCCCGCAGCAATAACAATATACATATCATTTGAAATATAATATATACATGGATTTAGATAATAGATATTTTTAGTAATGGTTTTCGTATCTCTAATCCCACCAATAGAACCATCGGTATTTACCTGTACCGTAAAGATATACAGATTTGATGTTGTACCATCAGTGCAAACGATGACAACATCATTAGTAGACCCATAAACAGGAATCATATCTGGAGAATAGCACACATTGTTAAAAAAAGAACCCCCGAAAAGTTTCTGGTCAATACGTTGAATTTTTCCAAAAAAATCATTCGATGAGGCTTCCTCAAATTTCGCTCTAAAATTTACCTTAAACGAATCAGTAACATCAAATTTATGATGATATGGAATAACCACTCGATCATCGACATCTTCATCAAAAAAAACCGCATCATATCCATCCTCTTGTTGATAACTTACATCATACGGAGCTTGAAACGAAGAACCATGAACTTTTGGTTCCATTCCATCGTGTAATAAAGTTTCTTCGGTCGTGAATTGATAGTCTGCTCGTGGAGTAGTATAGGTCCAAAAAATCACAGTCGTACTATGTTTGGTTATCGTTGTTCCAAGAGAATTGATATATTTCAGATGTGCTGAAACACTAATTTGTGTACCCCTTGGAAGACTGCTCAGCTCAGTAGAAATCGTGTTCTTAATCCCGTTTTTCAAAACATATTTTGTATATTCAGTGGTTGCAACGGTATACGTAAAAGACAAAGCATCTTCTCCGGTATACGAAGAAAAAAAATCATAGTTGATAAAATCATAAAAAAGACTTACCGTCGCACGCCATGTCCCATCCACATCCTCAGTAATCGTATTCTCAACAACAGGATTCATAACAACATATGGACTTTCCTGTAGCACCTTGTCAAGAATAACAAGATTATTCTCACGATCCACAATTTTTACATGTACATACGCATCAGGTAATTCTGGCTGCCCCTGATACGTTATCGATTGACCAATCGACCACTGCATAGAAAACGTCTCTCCAACCGTCTTTTTTGTAACAACCTCTGAACCATCTGGATTTTCAGCCGAGCCAGGATACCGAATTGTATAGACAATCTCTACAGAGGGGCTCAGCGCTTCACCACCCTTATGCAACAAGACAATCTTATCATCTTCAACAGCACCAACGATATTAACAAAACGGCGTTCAGGACCCTGCATATTCGCCCAAGGATTTACAATTACTAATGTTAGAACAGAAAAAACAGATACTGCAAAACTAATCATCAGTAACGTTCCAAGTGTCTCAGACACAGCATCAGTAGTTTGTAACTTTTTCAGTATCATTACCTATTCCACCTCAGTAGTGCATTACATTCCTAACAGCAATTTAAACGATAACCATGATATAATAATCATCACAAAAATATGTTTCACACTCGATGTTAATTTTCCATCTTCAAAAACACCAGCAACAACACCAGAACCAATACCCTGCATCAATGTTGCATAATAAAAAATACTTGTAATCTCCTGAATCGAGACGCGAGGACCACCACCCCCCATAACACCCTGCATCCCTGAAGAGCCTTCACCGACCATCGCGGGAATAAAACTCGTACACAAAATCAAAATAATCGCAAGAAACACAAACATACCAACATAAATCACAACAACATAGGAGGCCATACTTGTTTTCCGCTCAGATTCCAACAGTTTAATCTCACGAGCATCCTTTGCAGCAAGATCAAGCACATCAGCAACATTCCCACCACTTTTACTTGCCTCAATGATCAACGAAATTGTCCGACGAATCGATTTCGTATACACCCTGCGAGAAAAATCAACAAGCGCATCAGTAACATTACTCCCCCAAGATACCTGCTGTGAAATCTTCTGAATCTCTGGTGTAAGAATTCCATAATTACCTTTCGAGGCAAACAAAATAGCCTTGGTGAATGTCATACCAGCACGACGTGACTCAGCAAGATCACGGACAAAATCAGGAAAAATAGCATCAATTTTCGAAATCCGTCGCATCCGCATTGCTTCATACATGCCAAAAATCCCAGTACCTGAAAGCATCGCCAGAACAATATAATCCCCAGGATTTAAAAAACCTGGAAAAATCCGAACCAACGTCAAAACCGCTAAGAGAAGAAATACAACAATACAAACAATGGTGACAACAATCACGATTAACCGAGTCTTCTGACCAGTCAAAATAAGATTTTGGAAAAAACCAATCTTTTTTTGAGTATCTGGAACAGATTTTTTTTCTTTTTTCTCAAACATCGATGCTTACGCCCCCTGACACATACCTTTAATCACCACAGCAAAACCCATATGAACCATAGGAACGACCATGAAAATTAAAATATACAAAAACATCGCATTAAAATCCCCGCTGATAATCATCATCAATGGAATCACAATCAACAACAATAAGATACCTGCAACTGCAGCAGTCACATAGCTTTCAGCCATAATTCCCAAGGTTTCAAGCAATTGTTTCTGTGCCTGACGATTCTCCCACATATACTGGTTTGCCTTTGCTAAAAAATATGATCGAAGTGAACCACCGGACGTGACAGTAACTACCATTCCCTGTAAAAATTCTTTAAATTTCTGGGATGGTGTCCGTTCAAGATTCTTTTTAATTGCTGTAAGCAAATCTACTCCAAGTAATGTCACATCACGATAAATCCATGCCGCCTCCTTATTGATCTCTCCGTAAATATCCTGCTTTGAAAGACTTTTAAAAATTTCAGTTGGTGTTACCCCTGCTGATGCCATCGCTGAGATGAAATTACAAGCATATGCTAAATGAACGTTAATATTTTTACTCCGAGCTTTTGCTCTACTTGCGGGTATCTTTAATAAGAGTGCATATGTTAGAGTACCAAAGACACCGGGAAGACTTAGTAACACTCCAACAATCATCAAAGAGAGATTCACATGAGCAACAACAACAAGAATCGCAAGAAAAACAGACATTCCAATCAAACTTCCGATCATAACCAGAATCGATGCAAACATCACATACGAAAGATACGCATCTGTTCGAATCTCCATATGCGCAGATTGCAACATTTTATCAAGTTTCTCAGAAACATTTTTTCGGGCAAAACCACCAAACCACTGATAACAAACCCTCTGATATTTAGTTAACGTCATCATTCCCTCCTCCGAAATCCAATACGTTTCCGCTTCTGAGGAGTACCCTTCGCCCCACCATCTCTAGGATCAGCGACATCGACATTACTTGCAGGGTCAACCACCATTTTCTTTTCATACACAACATCACGTTCAATATTTTTTTTCAGAGTATCTTTTTTCTTCGATAACAACTCGATATCTTCATCATTTCTCACTTTTTGCATCAATTCATCTGGAGTCTCAGCATACCACGCTACAATCTGAGCAACCTCTTTGAAAGAACGGATACCTTTTCGATGCATCCAATTCAAAATATCAACGCGACGTTTAATCTCCTGCATCATTGCTTCCTTATCCATATCATATTGCGATCGAATTCGTTCAAGAATATAGCTTTTCCCAGAATAGATAAATCTATCCTCGATGGGATCCCAACGGAACACCTCATTGGTCAAAATTTCTTTTGTCATTGGATCAATATCAACAATCTCAACAATTTGTTTACATCGACGCACCCGTTTATCCCCAACTTGAGCGCTCACCTGTATTGAAATAATATCAAGCGACTGAAGCATAATTCGAGGAACCTCAATTGGTTTACCTTCCAACCGATGAATTAACGATTTCGTCGAATCAGCATGAAATGTCGAATAGGTTGTATGACCGGTTGCCATTGCTTGAAACAACACATACGCTTCCTGACCACGAATCTCACCAACAAGAATATACTCAGGTCGTTGCCGAAGCGCCGCTTTCATAAGATCAAATAAATCTATCTCACCAACAAACTTATCATGCACAACCTCGCCAAAACCAGAACGAACGACACCAGGAATCCAATTGGGATGCGGCAAATTAATCTCACGAGTTTCTTCAATTGAAACAATTTTTGCTTCTCGAGGAATAAACAACGATAGTGCATTCAATGTTGACGTTTTTCCAGCAGCAGTACCACCAGCAAAAATCGCATTAATACCATGCTCCACAGCAAGCCACATATAAGCAACCATCTCAGGAGACATACTATGATACTCGATCAAATCAGTTGGGGTAATCGGATCAGCACGGAATTTCCGAATCGTAAACGTTGAACCTTTTGCAGTCACTGTTTTACTTAAAGTCATTTGAATACGAGAACCATCAGGCATTGTTGCATCAAGCATCGGCTCAGCAATTGAAATATGCTTGCCACACTTCTGAGCAAGTTTAATAACAAACGCAGATAATTCTTCCTCACTGTCAAATTGTATACTACTCCTCAACGATCCATACTTCTTATGATACAGGAAAATCGAAATATTCGCACCATCACACGAAATATCCTCAATATTCGTATCGCGCATTAACGGATCTATCTTCCCATATCCAAGAAAATCACGGACAACATAATATAAAATTTTTTTCTTAAAAACCTCATCTGCTTTAATATCATAATCATTAATAACTTTTTCAATCTGTTCAACTAAATATTCATCGACACGATCTTTTTCAAGTTCATCTAACCGATGG belongs to Candidatus Thermoplasmatota archaeon and includes:
- a CDS encoding type IV pilin, with the protein product MKKEWRQLALLQKKYQSDRRLFQKDFRYDTRGVSEVVGTMLLVTIGVALFIVLSVVVFSVLSVYFPQSIPKTSLLGTVDIPVIYIHHYGGESITGDCIVTIAVGEHTKTQSLQIFLGTNDVNQNNMFDIGESFSFDSSLSTTFGLPSYQIAASEIVVTIFNPSVNAVIYKSILQEGLSAVGPVVTTLPATSIAQTSAIFHMSYDFKFQEFSGRNIRFIYWKSADPNNKFYTSWYSTDAIQDFYDETVGDLDMGTRYHYQAQIKYTYRDDQGVEQTLELLSSSIQSFSTLTNLLANWKFDEGQGLTAFDSGPHQHHGELYPDNPMFLRPQWQTVPDNTVKGGSALELDGYDDYISIDLSQGLINPVEQMTCEGWVKPGEHADGKFCNVPDNVFNSFSTFGNSYIGFYETDCIYVGTESENITLALAGRTGSTTEKKGAIVTLKVKKTDFSGQVLSKDSTTTYFDVFIFELGSCQNPKMFHISGDIFGVIYTGPSDIGRIKTFQISAAGDISDTPISEYVFSGQDSVCFVPDIVYCSTSGGNYFFACVYATSDYRGIVKTFSISQTGSSITSISHVNMYTTVPVGDADNEGIVYAADIAMVDSDTFVVVYEDFDHDGRLRSFNINPTTGAIVTSSLNACLFDDLNGVTPQIIKVSDTGLFAIVYYAGLDDEHASIGRVVIVEIPDTGVIDSPPRDDFIDSSLGPKTYPSIDIEGSQFSEFRIVRLSQIIGSSAFFAVSFRGVNNYAYLDIINVTMNHYSLNGIRLVRDNFIVEQSVIGWPVFVYTNYETPQPLYAMFCKKLSSSYSNDDNNGIIKTLTISVISETSVTISLIDSAYVGCQNFFTPDTILLSHDTNYYYYAVVCRGENDGGYIKTFAVNKIFSMIGRPVGGTGVEPGVFIDVFKFADDCFNPRILRVHTTVYAIVYQTNPGSPSSQGYIVTVQINDNGIITHPLLDGPTLFVPSVSGITKVYYPKMYPLENQSYIVCYGGLYTGQTVFVVQSCQITDGGTITIQNDPEYYDVITNVGPCPQYGCDVIRISQVTNIFAFVFGSSVITYSFFEGAPQRIIERPIEIFSLFGSLAFPTIIHEGEIYVLTYTHLEAPGFSGFAVFTISEDGSAISLSTIQFFESNSYISLVRVFEDTFMFHTSPFGNGFLQLATVRINLQKGDVSSIDAYKSIQKNYLFARFLPVDLSESPYKLLLVAQGPEEDAVVHLISLNQEKRMCTIIGYDSQEYNIFNISVYDHVVYASIIDTSDRTLTVSVPLVSDCWNYIVFRYKSGGSGFMTLSNYFDKNQNPFFYSLPSLPGGFLQLKRIELEVIKEVNFYIGRNYCGSSGFNAFYDEFEIYDNVFDIAYHSSKFNEWWDERYGNP
- a CDS encoding type II secretion system F family protein, whose translation is MMTLTKYQRVCYQWFGGFARKNVSEKLDKMLQSAHMEIRTDAYLSYVMFASILVMIGSLIGMSVFLAILVVVAHVNLSLMIVGVLLSLPGVFGTLTYALLLKIPASRAKARSKNINVHLAYACNFISAMASAGVTPTEIFKSLSKQDIYGEINKEAAWIYRDVTLLGVDLLTAIKKNLERTPSQKFKEFLQGMVVTVTSGGSLRSYFLAKANQYMWENRQAQKQLLETLGIMAESYVTAAVAGILLLLIVIPLMMIISGDFNAMFLYILIFMVVPMVHMGFAVVIKGMCQGA
- a CDS encoding ATPase, T2SS/T4P/T4SS family: MLKKIAICPNCQTKNMVEGELDQQVEITCSVCGTKGVVSFTQQDVAVQESVVELDFYAVNEPFTYIKILKNTQTLDKYYRVIEPFLSPDEEKSVQFIQETLLKVMDHRLDELEKDRVDEYLVEQIEKVINDYDIKADEVFKKKILYYVVRDFLGYGKIDPLMRDTNIEDISCDGANISIFLYHKKYGSLRSSIQFDSEEELSAFVIKLAQKCGKHISIAEPMLDATMPDGSRIQMTLSKTVTAKGSTFTIRKFRADPITPTDLIEYHSMSPEMVAYMWLAVEHGINAIFAGGTAAGKTSTLNALSLFIPREAKIVSIEETREINLPHPNWIPGVVRSGFGEVVHDKFVGEIDLFDLMKAALRQRPEYILVGEIRGQEAYVLFQAMATGHTTYSTFHADSTKSLIHRLEGKPIEVPRIMLQSLDIISIQVSAQVGDKRVRRCKQIVEIVDIDPMTKEILTNEVFRWDPIEDRFIYSGKSYILERIRSQYDMDKEAMMQEIKRRVDILNWMHRKGIRSFKEVAQIVAWYAETPDELMQKVRNDEDIELLSKKKDTLKKNIERDVVYEKKMVVDPASNVDVADPRDGGAKGTPQKRKRIGFRRRE
- a CDS encoding type II secretion system F family protein: MFEKKEKKSVPDTQKKIGFFQNLILTGQKTRLIVIVVTIVCIVVFLLLAVLTLVRIFPGFLNPGDYIVLAMLSGTGIFGMYEAMRMRRISKIDAIFPDFVRDLAESRRAGMTFTKAILFASKGNYGILTPEIQKISQQVSWGSNVTDALVDFSRRVYTKSIRRTISLIIEASKSGGNVADVLDLAAKDAREIKLLESERKTSMASYVVVIYVGMFVFLAIILILCTSFIPAMVGEGSSGMQGVMGGGGPRVSIQEITSIFYYATLMQGIGSGVVAGVFEDGKLTSSVKHIFVMIIISWLSFKLLLGM